The Humulus lupulus chromosome 7, drHumLupu1.1, whole genome shotgun sequence region AACGATAGTCTAATGAGTCTTCAATGTGAGCACTTTGTGTGCTAGCCTAGCCACCCTTGACCTCTGGTTCAGGATCCCTTAGTCTATTTGGTTGAAGGGGCTCAAGTAACGCACCCCATCATACGTGGGGACGATCCATCGAGTAGGATCTTGGCGAACATTCTTTGGCGGGATTGAAGCTCTCATGATAACGCCCAAAGAAGGGAGCCAAGTTGGTAGCCCCTTGTCCCCTTTATCAGCCTCTCGACTTTATTTAGCTAATAACCAACTTGTCAATATCCAATTATATATAGTAGAAATTTTGTGGAAAAACTAACAGAAACTAGCGTCACATTCCTATAAAAAAAAACTAGGGTCACAAAAGGACCACTCGATCACTTTTTCAGAAATTTTGTGGAAAAACTTTACTATATTCTTTAAATAATAATTGATGGCTTTTCAACACCACTTTGGCTTAAAAAACACCCTCACCAATTTAGCATTGgtttcctttaaaaaaaaaaaaatttaccattGGTTTGAGTGTTTTtagttttcctttcttttccatTAATTACGATAATGCTTGTCTATATCAATCAAGACTTTTATTACAAAAAAGTATATATCAATCAAGACTTCTGGCTTCTTTTTGGAAAGTTTAAGTAGTTTTCCAAGATTAAGGAGTGGTTGATACAAAACCTAATCCCATTTAGTTACTTTCTTGACTTCTATCTGTATTATTGGTGTGGCATGTACTATTGGTGTGGCAACCTCACAAGAAAGTGAAGTATTGCTGATAGTGTAATTAAATATCGAAGCCCACATATTTATGTGGTACCACTAACCAACCATACAGAATAACaacatttttttctttattgATTCGTCACTTAAGGTGAAGTTAGAGTTATAATTTTTTTCCCATTTAGCATGATCGAACCCTGCACTTTCCCTTCGAATCAAAGGGTGTTCCACCATTTGAGCTAGAAATTAGAAGGAATGATCATGacacatgaaaatatatatgggCTTGCCATCTAAACTCTTTtgtaggaaaaaaaaattaaaaacaataaaatattatcaGAGTAGGATATATAAAGCTACTGCGATTTAATTTCTTAGCATTTACGAGAGAAAAATATATGGAAATGTATGAAAGTTTTCATAATATTTCGTGGTAATTACATTTGATGTGATGTTTGGTATTACTTTACGTGCATACCTATTAAATAGCCCTATAAATACAGAACTTCACTTGAGCTGAGTACAAGCATTATTTCTGCTCCAAAATCAAAATCTGCCCACACCTCACCTCACCTattatacacacacacatatatatatatatcgatgcCAATGGATCCGACTATCTTTGAGGATGCCAGAAATGGAAATAGCGATTCTTCTGAGAATAGTTTCAACAACGTTGATCCAAAGGCTCAAGTGACAGCCCGGAAAAACTCTCTTCTGCATGTCTCAGTCAGTTATGGAAACAAAAGGTCAACACAGCAAATCCTAGATTTACACCCCTGGCTGGTGCACGACACCAACGACAACGGCGATATACCCCTTCATATAGCGGCAAGGTTAGGGAATCTCGACTTGGTGAAGCTAATCACTAGCGTTCAAAAAAAAGACGGAGGAGTAGCAGCAGGAGAATTTCCACTCCGGAGTATGAATATCAAGAAAGACACGGCGTTGCACGAGGCAGTAAGATATGGACACAGTGATGTGGTCAATTTACTACTCAAGGAAGATCCAGACTTGGTTTATGTCTGCAACGACTCAGGAGAATCACCTCTATTCATGGCTGTGGATAATGGGTTTTACAAAATCGCTGGCTCCATCTTAGATTCCATCTCTGATTGCTTGTCATCTGGTGCTAGTTGCCGATCGGGAAGGGATGGCTTGACTGTGATGCATGCAGTAGCTTGTCAAGAATTTCATCCACGTATATACGATTATATCATTTATTTCTTAATTAATTCTTTATATTGGTTGATCATATACTAATCTGATTTATTGTTTTGCTAGATCCAGTTTTCCTAAAGCCGAAGTCGAAATCTCTTTCTGTTACTTTAATCAGAATCTTCCTCATGCTATTGTTTAAGTTAAGCGGTCTGATACCGCTGCTTGAAACCAGATACAATCAGAGCATCATCACGTACCAAGGTATACATCTTCCACGTCAATATTTTATTTGAGTAATGATACATGTAGAAGTAGAATGATGTGCATGGTAAGAAGTATGAAGTTCTAcctcaaaaccaattggtgatgagtggagtaaccTATACTCTTATAAATTGTTGAATATACCCACACACACTTTCTATGTGAGATATTTTCTCTAACACAGCGAGTCCCAGTATTAATAAATATGAATAGTTAGGCTAAATTTTCACGTTGTTAGAATGTGGAAAGTGGTGTAGAAGTAGAATGATGTGTATGGTAAGAAGTATGATTTCTATCTCAAAACCAATTGATGATGAGTGGAGTAACTTATACTCTTATAAATTGTTAAATATATACCCACACACACTTTCTATGTGAGATATTTTTTCTAACACAGTGAGTCCcagttttaataaatatgattagttaggCTAAACTTTCACATTGTTAGAATGTGGAAAGTAGTGTAGAAGTAGAATGATGTGCATGGTAAGAAGTATGAGTTCCATCTCAAAAGCAATTAGTGATGAGTGGAGTAACACGTACTTTTATAAATTGTTGAATATACCCACACACTTTTCATGTGGGATATTTTCTCTAACACACATCACTGGGTGTAATATTTgtatgtatattttgggtgcatatatcattactcattatatttttattagttgCTTAATATTTCCCCATTcactagtaattaatttatacTTGCAGAGCTTGTGAGCAAGTTAGTAGAAAAATGTAATTCTCAAGTCTTAGAAGAGAAGGACAAACGAGGAAGAACAGCTCTTCACTACGCTGCATACACTGGAAAAGCCAAAGTTGTGGAGCTATTTTTGCAGCGCAATAGATCCCTTGCTTACATTAAGGATGACCAAGGCATGTCTGCAATGCACATTGCTGCAATGAAAGGGCATATTGATGTAATAAACGAACTGGTTAAGCATTGTCCAGATGTGTGTGAGCTGTTGGACAATAACAACCAGACACCCTTGCATGTGGCCGTTAAAAGAGGAAGGGCACACGCCGTTTGGAATTTTCTTCGTAGAAGTGATCACTTTGATTGTATTATCGAGCCTAATGAGCAAGACAAAGAAGGAAATACGCCATTGCATGTAGCTGCTCTCAGTGGGCATCTTGAAGTTCTAGCAATGCTAGCAAAACACCCCAAAGTTGTAAAGAAAGCTATCAATCGCAAGGGGATGACACCTATTGACATTACTATGTCAAGTGAGCAGCTGCATCCTTATCAGAAGGTAAACAACCTTATACAGCTAATAGCCTTGTACGATGACTATTAGAATAAATGAAATATAGGCATATGAATAATCATGTAGGCGGAATAGATATGTAGATTGAATATATACGAAGACAGGATCGAATATATGTACCTCCAAccattgctattgataatctcgatctacaactcaattagaacgagtacacagGCTTCCAaactctcactaactcttttagatggagttactgaaagtcagaatgaacagtaagcttggggaccggtactctatatttatagagtgagacttaCCATTAGAGTCTTTGTCACAATTACAGAggttgagatattctctcaactTAATTTAGATATTGTCTCTATTTAGTTAGGAAATTCAAACTAAGTTTAACAGATAAATATtcaccattaatttttatatattaaataaataaaaaatcaattagttataacaaattaatttttaatatatatcattataaaatattccAATGACATCATCAATTTGAATACGAGTGTTCATTATACTTTAGTTTTGATATGGAAAATTAGTAAAAGATACTATTGGTGTCCAACAACACCATAAGGTATCATACTGGTCAAATTCAATATTGTGtttcatatattttaatttaataactaCAAATGAAAAATCACAAACCAGTCGTAAAGAGCCAACTTATGCTAGTGTTTGAAGCCACtggtgtatatttatatattccaTACCATTATTCTCTGAATAACATATATGTACACATACATGAGCCAACTTATAGTAGTGTTTGAAGCCACtggtgtatatttatatattccaTACCATTATTCTCTGAATAACATATATGTACACATACATGCATATGCAGCGTTTGGTGCTACGTTCTTTAAAATCCTCAGGAGAAAAGCAGAGGTTGGAAAAAAGATTAGACAGTGAAATTACAAGGACAAGCTTACCATATAAGTACTATCCACCACCAACAACTCAAGATCCACAACCGCAACCATTGATCATTAGTCAAAATGGCGAAGAAGACAAGGAACAACTACATAATAAGAAACAAGATACTATCATGAATAATATTTCCAAGCCTAGTAGTGATCATAAGAGCCTACTCAAATTCAACTTAGTAGTGGCCACAATCATAGCGAGCATCACATTCAACACAGATGGCATGCCAAACTTGACAAATATTTCTGCTGCTTTCGGTTTCGCAGCTGCCTCGCTCTTTATCCACCTTCTATTCGAAACATGTTGGACGAGAATGGGATTAGAGTACCCTATATTCACGGTACTTGCGTTAACAGAGTTCTCCATTTTGTGTACAGTATCGGCATTCATAGATGCCGTTGTCCTTGAACAAAAGGACAAACAGACATCTGAGCAAGATCCAGCAAACATCGTTGAGTTATCTTTCGGTATCCCAATCCTTCTCCATACCCTTTTTACATCACTTGAAATAGCCCGCTACAACTACTATGTCATATCCTCCAAAATCTACATCAAGGAGACATTAAGGAGAATGAGCAATTATAATAGAATGTAGTTGAAAAGGAAAGatgaactttttatttatttgttttcatATTTATGGTGTTTTATATTAGTTATCTCGGTTAAAAGATATGCATTTGCTAGATCATATTTATATTAACTTATTTGATATTTCAATATGTAATCATCATGTATGTGATACTAATTTAAAGATATAAAAATTATGCGATATGAATAAAACTTTCTCCCTTTgcatatttttttctcatttataGTTATtaagattattaaattaaaactaaattgtAAAAATGAATTTGGTTTTATTAATTAGTGTAAAAttctttattggcatatttgacacaattgacaaaattaattaaagaagaaTTTTAGAAATGGGTAGTTCCCTGTTTTGTTGTAATGTGTTTTCTAAAATCAAattataatagaataaatatataatttcctataaaagattgTCTTGCcttaaacttttgtatatatgaaaattattgatatttatttcttgatctgatttggttgtccagaaatcgtgtacagcttgtagagataatgtatatattgtttcttatttatttaaggaaactgggtttaaaaaactgtccaggttcaatgaatctgtttgaacggattgccagtctgtttgaacagattctgactttcctgtttgggaagattttccatttattggctgattggtttttgatttgttttccacgacctaaatggattctaaaaagtatataatcatccttaggtcgctggttttttattatctctcttggtgtattattttcaaaatattttcaagttttagagagactttttattatgtgaagaacttgagtccagcaagttcttagttgtttattacagtgtacttctgtattgttttctttgtgttaattgtgcaggttgaacacacttggacattgttcatcaagcttcgggagaagtcttgtttgTGAGTCACTTTTTGGGAGGAAAAGTgtaagtgttatgatttgaaaggagttcaagatcttagcacttcagaaatttgattaggagtttagattacaacagttgcgacaaattcaagagggagtctttatttgtataagtcaatttggttttgtaatagTTTAGATATTCTTATAATAAATTTCATtttctgggcgtggccccatggactagtagcaatctggaAAGATTGTTGATACCATGTAAAATTCTgtgtgttctttaccttatgttcgtttttatcttctggtgataAACTATTTAAACACATCTGGTTTCTGTTTAAACAGTCTCTCTGtccgtttaaacatttctgtgacagttcagcaattaattatttaatttgaataattaagttggtaaacATAAAAAATAGAATTTCAATTAGTGAATGCTAACTCTTGCCCGTGGTTAAatttagagttatttttcttatttaatgaTGTTTTGTCTCGACATGAACATATGTTTTGCATGGATGGGATGAGTATTCTGCCGGATACTCTTCCCAAAGTGCGTCATTTTCTAGTCGTGGCCATATTTCTTCAAGAATTATGTCATTTGTACTAAACAACAGTTTTTCCAGTTGTCTGTATTCAGGGTTCCCGATTACAACCATTGAGTTTTCGTTAGATTTGTATACTTGGACATTTGATGTAAATGATCTATAGATGATCCAAACCTAGTTTGCATTAGGATAGAGGGATTGATGACTACTTATAGAGTTCAATTTTTTGGCAGAGCTATGCTGGACTTTTCAATCTCTGTATAGTAGTTACTGTTGCTGTGAACAACAGACTCATTATTGAAAATTTGATTAAGGTTTGTTTCTATAATTCACAAGTTCATTTAAATGACAACTAAAACTTGAGTTACCTAATTGGAAGGGTGTATACATATTCTTTTCAACCTCTATATGGTAGTAGTTGCAAGCTATTTCTTTTTACTAGTTTAATGGATTTAAGATAAAGTATTTTCAATTTACATATATGCTTTTGTTGTGTAAaatcgatacgcaagtgcacgtaatagtaacaagtaataaagagtaagtgagatcgttcccacgaggactgtatactaagtacccaaacttaattcctatttctatttggctaacaataattgagtcacaagaatttactaaaattgtaaaacaaaatctaaaattaacttcaataactgaaaataaataacgttacgaaaattcaatggattaaaaactagggcaattaatttcatcaaccatcctctttaattttccttaacacaaatcttactattcagttcttctcttgtgatagcaggtcaacaataataacttatattcgtactaggatatataagtctcaatcttatgcaaattttctacatctctgtgataaataaacataagataggcattaagattaacaaccctaaaactacacagaccacacaggtactctcgtcctaatatgaaatctatgtttattcaattacagcatattcaattctcacttttcagatttcgaatcaaaaccatatatttcatgttaatggtgatcaatcattcacaagcattatgttcgaattgaataaatcacaagataaaattgaaatcataaaacttgcattactttaaaataaaggttcaggagaatccattaacaacCTAGAAAATTAGTTTAGTTCATGATCAAATCCATAATAACCACAGAAGAAATAAAAGACATCCAAAATACAGAAAatcaaagtagaaaagaagaaaaactgtGATGAGTTCTTCAATTCCGCTTGCAATCCTCTACAATGTGTCTTCAGCCGTCTCCTTAGGTTAATCCCCTCCctaaaaacgtcattaagaaagcttttataatccctaattaattatgtgcgaaaggacaaaattgcccttgaaaaatgccctaacTTCGGCTTCCGTACGGACTGGCGCCGCGGCTCCACttgatagagccgca contains the following coding sequences:
- the LOC133790177 gene encoding uncharacterized protein LOC133790177 isoform X2; translation: MPMDPTIFEDARNGNSDSSENSFNNVDPKAQVTARKNSLLHVSVSYGNKRSTQQILDLHPWLVHDTNDNGDIPLHIAARLGNLDLVKLITSVQKKDGGVAAGEFPLRSMNIKKDTALHEAVRYGHSDVVNLLLKEDPDLVYVCNDSGESPLFMAVDNGFYKIAGSILDSISDCLSSGASCRSGRDGLTVMHAVACQEFHPLFLKPKSKSLSVTLIRIFLMLLFKLSGLIPLLETRYNQSIITYQELVSKLVEKCNSQVLEEKDKRGRTALHYAAYTGKAKVVELFLQRNRSLAYIKDDQGMSAMHIAAMKGHIDVINELVKHCPDVCELLDNNNQTPLHVAVKRGRAHAVWNFLRRSDHFDCIIEPNEQDKEGNTPLHVAALSGHLEVLAMLAKHPKVVKKAINRKGMTPIDITMSSEQLHPYQKRLVLRSLKSSGEKQRLEKRLDSEITRTSLPYKYYPPPTTQDPQPQPLIISQNGEEDKEQLHNKKQDTIMNNISKPSSDHKSLLKFNLVVATIIASITFNTDGMPNLTNISAAFGFAAASLFIHLLFETCWTRMGLEYPIFTVLALTEFSILCTVSAFIDAVVLEQKDKQTSEQDPANIVELSFGIPILLHTLFTSLEIARYNYYVISSKIYIKETLRRMSNYNRM
- the LOC133790177 gene encoding uncharacterized protein LOC133790177 isoform X1, with the translated sequence MPMDPTIFEDARNGNSDSSENSFNNVDPKAQVTARKNSLLHVSVSYGNKRSTQQILDLHPWLVHDTNDNGDIPLHIAARLGNLDLVKLITSVQKKDGGVAAGEFPLRSMNIKKDTALHEAVRYGHSDVVNLLLKEDPDLVYVCNDSGESPLFMAVDNGFYKIAGSILDSISDCLSSGASCRSGRDGLTVMHAVACQEFHPHPVFLKPKSKSLSVTLIRIFLMLLFKLSGLIPLLETRYNQSIITYQELVSKLVEKCNSQVLEEKDKRGRTALHYAAYTGKAKVVELFLQRNRSLAYIKDDQGMSAMHIAAMKGHIDVINELVKHCPDVCELLDNNNQTPLHVAVKRGRAHAVWNFLRRSDHFDCIIEPNEQDKEGNTPLHVAALSGHLEVLAMLAKHPKVVKKAINRKGMTPIDITMSSEQLHPYQKRLVLRSLKSSGEKQRLEKRLDSEITRTSLPYKYYPPPTTQDPQPQPLIISQNGEEDKEQLHNKKQDTIMNNISKPSSDHKSLLKFNLVVATIIASITFNTDGMPNLTNISAAFGFAAASLFIHLLFETCWTRMGLEYPIFTVLALTEFSILCTVSAFIDAVVLEQKDKQTSEQDPANIVELSFGIPILLHTLFTSLEIARYNYYVISSKIYIKETLRRMSNYNRM